The following proteins are co-located in the Synchiropus splendidus isolate RoL2022-P1 chromosome 14, RoL_Sspl_1.0, whole genome shotgun sequence genome:
- the LOC128770486 gene encoding suppressor of tumorigenicity 7 protein homolog isoform X10 encodes MFLNTLTPKFYVALTGTSSLISGLILIFEWWYFRKYGTSFIEQVSVSHLRPLLGGVDSGTPSNSNSSNGDADSNRQSVSECKVWRNPLNLFRGAEYNRYTWVTGREPLTYYDMNLSAQDHQTFFTCDSDHLRPADAIMQKAWRERNPQARISAAHEALELEDCATAYILLAEEEATTIMEAERLFKQALKAGEGCYRRSQQLQHHGTQYEAQHRRDTNVLVYIKRRLAMCSRKLGRTREAVKMMRDLCVFQLMKEFPLLSMFNIHENLLESLLELQNYADVQAVLAKYDDISLPKSATICYTAALLKARAVSDKFSPEAASRRGLSTAEMNAVEAIHRAVEFNPHVPKYLLEMKSLILPPEHILKRGDSEAIAYAFFHLQHWKRVEGALNLLHCTWEGTFRMIPYPLEKGHLFYPYPICTETADRELLPTVFHEVSVYPKKELPFFILFTAGLCSFTAMLALLTHQFPELMGVFAKAFLSTLFAPLNFLMEKVESILPSSLWHQLTRI; translated from the exons ATCTTTGAGTGGTGGTACTTCAGGAAGTATGGAACATCTTTCATAGAGCAGGTGTCTGTGAGTCacctgcgccccctgctgggtggAGTGGACAGCGGCACACCGAGTAACTCCAACAGCAGTAACGGGGATGCTGATTCCAATCGACAAAGCGTTTCTG AATGTAAAGTTTGGAGAAATCCGCTGAATTTATTTCGAGGAGCTGAATATAATCG GTATACATGGGTGACGGGTCGAGAGCCACTGACATACTACGACATGAATCTGTCAGCACAAGACCACCAGACCTTCTTCACCTGCGATTCGGACCACTTGCGCCCGGCCGACGCCA TTATGCAGAAGGCCTGGAGAGAGCGGAACCCACAAGCTCGCATCTCCGCTGCGCATGAAGCTCTGGAACTAGAAGA TTGTGCTACGGCGTACATTCTCCTAGCAGAAGAGGAGGCCACTACCATCATGGAGGCAGAGCGTTTATTTAAACAAGCGCTCAAAGCTGGCGAGGGTTGTTACCGCAGaagccagcagctccagcaccaCGGTACACAATACGAAGCCCAGCACA GACGGGACACCAACGTCTTGGTTTATATAAAGAGGAGACTGGCCATGTGCTCCAGAAAGCTTGGTCGCACACGAGAAGCAGTGAAGATGATGAGAGAT ttgtgtgttttccagTTAATGAAGGAGTTCCCTCTCCTCAGTATGTTCAACATCCACGAGAACCTGCTGGAATCTCTGCTGGAGCTCCAGAACTATGCCGATGTACAGGCAGTTCTAGCCAAATATGATG ATATTAGTTTACCCAAATCTGCAACAATATGCTACACAGCAGCCTTGCTCAAAGCCAGGGCGGTATCAGACAA ATTCTCTCCAGAGGCAGCTTCCCGGCGAGGGCTGAGCACAGCCGAGATGAATGCAGTAGAAGCAATTCACAGAGCTGTGGAGTTCAACCCGCACGTCCCAAAA tatctgctggagatgaagagtctgaTCCTTCCTCCAGAACACATCCTGAAGAGAGGAGACAGCGAGGCCATCGCCTACGCCTTTTTCCACCTGCAACACTGGAAGAGGGTGGAGGGGGCGCTCAACCTGCTGCATTGCACCTGGGAGGGCA CCTTCAGAATGATCCCATATCCTCTGGAGAAAGGTCACCTCTTCTACCCATACCCCATCTGCACAGAGACGGCAGACAGAGAGCTGTTACCCA CAGTGTTCCATGAGGTGTCGGTCTACCCCAAAAAGGAGCTGCcgttcttcatcctcttcacaGCGGGACTCTGCTCCTTCACCGCCATGTTGGCTCTGCTCACACACCAGTTTCCCGAGCTCATGGGCGTGTTCGCGAAAGCA TTCCTCAGCACGCTGTTTGCTCCCCTCAACTTCCtgatggagaaggtggagaGCATCCTGCCATCCAGCCTCTGGCACCAGCTCACCCGTATCTGA
- the LOC128770486 gene encoding suppressor of tumorigenicity 7 protein homolog isoform X6, giving the protein MFGTESSLSMFLNTLTPKFYVALTGTSSLISGLILIFEWWYFRKYGTSFIEQVSVSHLRPLLGGVDSGTPSNSNSSNGDADSNRQSVSECKVWRNPLNLFRGAEYNRYTWVTGREPLTYYDMNLSAQDHQTFFTCDSDHLRPADAIMQKAWRERNPQARISAAHEALELEDCATAYILLAEEEATTIMEAERLFKQALKAGEGCYRRSQQLQHHGTQYEAQHRRDTNVLVYIKRRLAMCSRKLGRTREAVKMMRDLMKEFPLLSMFNIHENLLESLLELQNYADVQAVLAKYDDISLPKSATICYTAALLKARAVSDKFSPEAASRRGLSTAEMNAVEAIHRAVEFNPHVPKYLLEMKSLILPPEHILKRGDSEAIAYAFFHLQHWKRVEGALNLLHCTWEGTFRMIPYPLEKGHLFYPYPICTETADRELLPTVFHEVSVYPKKELPFFILFTAGLCSFTAMLALLTHQFPELMGVFAKAFLSTLFAPLNFLMEKVESILPSSLWHQLTRI; this is encoded by the exons ATCTTTGAGTGGTGGTACTTCAGGAAGTATGGAACATCTTTCATAGAGCAGGTGTCTGTGAGTCacctgcgccccctgctgggtggAGTGGACAGCGGCACACCGAGTAACTCCAACAGCAGTAACGGGGATGCTGATTCCAATCGACAAAGCGTTTCTG AATGTAAAGTTTGGAGAAATCCGCTGAATTTATTTCGAGGAGCTGAATATAATCG GTATACATGGGTGACGGGTCGAGAGCCACTGACATACTACGACATGAATCTGTCAGCACAAGACCACCAGACCTTCTTCACCTGCGATTCGGACCACTTGCGCCCGGCCGACGCCA TTATGCAGAAGGCCTGGAGAGAGCGGAACCCACAAGCTCGCATCTCCGCTGCGCATGAAGCTCTGGAACTAGAAGA TTGTGCTACGGCGTACATTCTCCTAGCAGAAGAGGAGGCCACTACCATCATGGAGGCAGAGCGTTTATTTAAACAAGCGCTCAAAGCTGGCGAGGGTTGTTACCGCAGaagccagcagctccagcaccaCGGTACACAATACGAAGCCCAGCACA GACGGGACACCAACGTCTTGGTTTATATAAAGAGGAGACTGGCCATGTGCTCCAGAAAGCTTGGTCGCACACGAGAAGCAGTGAAGATGATGAGAGAT TTAATGAAGGAGTTCCCTCTCCTCAGTATGTTCAACATCCACGAGAACCTGCTGGAATCTCTGCTGGAGCTCCAGAACTATGCCGATGTACAGGCAGTTCTAGCCAAATATGATG ATATTAGTTTACCCAAATCTGCAACAATATGCTACACAGCAGCCTTGCTCAAAGCCAGGGCGGTATCAGACAA ATTCTCTCCAGAGGCAGCTTCCCGGCGAGGGCTGAGCACAGCCGAGATGAATGCAGTAGAAGCAATTCACAGAGCTGTGGAGTTCAACCCGCACGTCCCAAAA tatctgctggagatgaagagtctgaTCCTTCCTCCAGAACACATCCTGAAGAGAGGAGACAGCGAGGCCATCGCCTACGCCTTTTTCCACCTGCAACACTGGAAGAGGGTGGAGGGGGCGCTCAACCTGCTGCATTGCACCTGGGAGGGCA CCTTCAGAATGATCCCATATCCTCTGGAGAAAGGTCACCTCTTCTACCCATACCCCATCTGCACAGAGACGGCAGACAGAGAGCTGTTACCCA CAGTGTTCCATGAGGTGTCGGTCTACCCCAAAAAGGAGCTGCcgttcttcatcctcttcacaGCGGGACTCTGCTCCTTCACCGCCATGTTGGCTCTGCTCACACACCAGTTTCCCGAGCTCATGGGCGTGTTCGCGAAAGCA TTCCTCAGCACGCTGTTTGCTCCCCTCAACTTCCtgatggagaaggtggagaGCATCCTGCCATCCAGCCTCTGGCACCAGCTCACCCGTATCTGA
- the LOC128770486 gene encoding suppressor of tumorigenicity 7 protein homolog isoform X7: MEVSMFLNTLTPKFYVALTGTSSLISGLILIFEWWYFRKYGTSFIEQVSVSHLRPLLGGVDSGTPSNSNSSNGDADSNRQSVSECKVWRNPLNLFRGAEYNRYTWVTGREPLTYYDMNLSAQDHQTFFTCDSDHLRPADAIMQKAWRERNPQARISAAHEALELEDCATAYILLAEEEATTIMEAERLFKQALKAGEGCYRRSQQLQHHGTQYEAQHRRDTNVLVYIKRRLAMCSRKLGRTREAVKMMRDLCVFQLMKEFPLLSMFNIHENLLESLLELQNYADVQAVLAKYDDISLPKSATICYTAALLKARAVSDKFSPEAASRRGLSTAEMNAVEAIHRAVEFNPHVPKYLLEMKSLILPPEHILKRGDSEAIAYAFFHLQHWKRVEGALNLLHCTWEGTFRMIPYPLEKGHLFYPYPICTETADRELLPTVFHEVSVYPKKELPFFILFTAGLCSFTAMLALLTHQFPELMGVFAKAFLSTLFAPLNFLMEKVESILPSSLWHQLTRI, encoded by the exons ATCTTTGAGTGGTGGTACTTCAGGAAGTATGGAACATCTTTCATAGAGCAGGTGTCTGTGAGTCacctgcgccccctgctgggtggAGTGGACAGCGGCACACCGAGTAACTCCAACAGCAGTAACGGGGATGCTGATTCCAATCGACAAAGCGTTTCTG AATGTAAAGTTTGGAGAAATCCGCTGAATTTATTTCGAGGAGCTGAATATAATCG GTATACATGGGTGACGGGTCGAGAGCCACTGACATACTACGACATGAATCTGTCAGCACAAGACCACCAGACCTTCTTCACCTGCGATTCGGACCACTTGCGCCCGGCCGACGCCA TTATGCAGAAGGCCTGGAGAGAGCGGAACCCACAAGCTCGCATCTCCGCTGCGCATGAAGCTCTGGAACTAGAAGA TTGTGCTACGGCGTACATTCTCCTAGCAGAAGAGGAGGCCACTACCATCATGGAGGCAGAGCGTTTATTTAAACAAGCGCTCAAAGCTGGCGAGGGTTGTTACCGCAGaagccagcagctccagcaccaCGGTACACAATACGAAGCCCAGCACA GACGGGACACCAACGTCTTGGTTTATATAAAGAGGAGACTGGCCATGTGCTCCAGAAAGCTTGGTCGCACACGAGAAGCAGTGAAGATGATGAGAGAT ttgtgtgttttccagTTAATGAAGGAGTTCCCTCTCCTCAGTATGTTCAACATCCACGAGAACCTGCTGGAATCTCTGCTGGAGCTCCAGAACTATGCCGATGTACAGGCAGTTCTAGCCAAATATGATG ATATTAGTTTACCCAAATCTGCAACAATATGCTACACAGCAGCCTTGCTCAAAGCCAGGGCGGTATCAGACAA ATTCTCTCCAGAGGCAGCTTCCCGGCGAGGGCTGAGCACAGCCGAGATGAATGCAGTAGAAGCAATTCACAGAGCTGTGGAGTTCAACCCGCACGTCCCAAAA tatctgctggagatgaagagtctgaTCCTTCCTCCAGAACACATCCTGAAGAGAGGAGACAGCGAGGCCATCGCCTACGCCTTTTTCCACCTGCAACACTGGAAGAGGGTGGAGGGGGCGCTCAACCTGCTGCATTGCACCTGGGAGGGCA CCTTCAGAATGATCCCATATCCTCTGGAGAAAGGTCACCTCTTCTACCCATACCCCATCTGCACAGAGACGGCAGACAGAGAGCTGTTACCCA CAGTGTTCCATGAGGTGTCGGTCTACCCCAAAAAGGAGCTGCcgttcttcatcctcttcacaGCGGGACTCTGCTCCTTCACCGCCATGTTGGCTCTGCTCACACACCAGTTTCCCGAGCTCATGGGCGTGTTCGCGAAAGCA TTCCTCAGCACGCTGTTTGCTCCCCTCAACTTCCtgatggagaaggtggagaGCATCCTGCCATCCAGCCTCTGGCACCAGCTCACCCGTATCTGA